From one Musa acuminata AAA Group cultivar baxijiao chromosome BXJ2-6, Cavendish_Baxijiao_AAA, whole genome shotgun sequence genomic stretch:
- the LOC135614882 gene encoding protein NRT1/ PTR FAMILY 8.1-like: MGEGEDIYTKDGTTDLHGNPAIKKDTGNWRACPYILANECCERLAYYGMSTNLVNYMKDRLHQGNATAANNVTDWSGTCYVMPLLGAFIADAYAGRYWTIASFMIIYILGLTLLTLTASVKGLEPTCHSGVCDPTRAQTAVVFTSLYLIALATGGIKPCVSSFGADQFDETDESEKKRKSSFFNWFYFSINIGSLVAASVLVWIQTNVGWGWGFGIPAVAMAVAVVSFFLGTPLYRHQKPGGSPLTRIAQVMVASLRKSGVKLPANKSLLYEITREDSAIRGSRKMDHTDQLKFLDKAAVQTQEDKINGAVNPWRLCTVTQVEELKSIVRLLPIWASGIVFSTVYSQMGTMFVLQGNTLDRHMGPRFEIPSASLSIFDTISVIVWVPIYDRVVVPVARRFTGRERGFTHLTRMGVGLVISIFAMSSAGVLEVARLRVVARHKRYDGGYVPMSVFWQVPQYVIVGAAEVFTFIGQLEFFYDQAPDAMRSMCSALSLTTAALGNYLSSLLVTIVSRITTKNGKPGWISDDLDRGHLDYFFGLLAVLSLVNFGVYLVMAKWYTYKKAIDNETKAEARNDM, encoded by the exons ATGGGGGAAGGCGAAGATATATACACGAAAGATGGAACGACTGATCTCCATGGGAACCCTGCGATCAAGAAGGACACTGGAAATTGGAGGGCTTGTCCCTACATTCTTG CAAACGAATGCTGCGAGAGGCTGGCATACTATGGCATGAGCACCAACCTGGTGAACTACATGAAGGATCGTCTCCACCAAGGGAATGCTACTGCAGCAAACAATGTCACCGACTGGTCCGGCACATGCTATGTCATGCCACTCCTTGGGGCGTTTATAGCTGATGCCTACGCTGGACGATACTGGACGATTGCCAGCTTCATGATCATCTACATCTTG GGTCTGACACTACTGACGTTGACTGCATCAGTCAAAGGCCTGGAACCTACTTGTCACAGTGGCGTCTGTGATCCAACGAGAGCACAAACTGCGGTGGTCTTCACATCCCTTTATCTTATTGCACTGGCGACAGGAGGAATCAAGCCATGCGTCTCCTCCTTCGGCGCTGACCAATTCGATGAAACGGACGAgtcggagaagaagaggaagagctcCTTCTTCAACTGGTTCTACTTCTCCATCAACATAGGCTCGCTGGTGGCTGCTTCTGTGCTGGTATGGATACAGACGAAcgtggggtgggggtgggggtttgGGATCCCGGCCGTCGCGATGGCTGTTGCGGTCGTGAGCTTTTTCTTGGGCACACCATTGTACAGGCACCAGAAGCCAGGAGGAAGCCCTCTTACACGTATTGCCCAGGTTATGGTGGCATCCTTGAGGAAATCTGGAGTGAAGCTACCCGCAAATAAGTCACTGCTGTATGAAATCACACGGGAAGACTCTGCCATACGAGGTAGCCGCAAAATGGATCACACGGACCAATTGAA GTTCCTGGACAAGGCTGCAGTGCAGACTCAAGAGGACAAGATCAACGGCGCGGTGAACCCATGGAGGCTGTGCACGGTCACCCAAGTCGAGGAGCTGAAGAGCATCGTGCGCCTCCTCCCCATCTGGGCGAGCGGCATCGTCTTCTCCACCGTCTACAGCCAGATGGGCACCATGTTCGTGCTGCAAGGCAACACCCTGGATCGCCACATGGGCCCCCGCTTCGAGATCCCGTCAGCCTCGCTCTCCATCTTCGACACCATCAGCGTCATCGTCTGGGTTCCCATCTACGACCGCGTCGTCGTTCCGGTGGCCCGAAGGTTTACGGGCCGGGAGCGGGGCTTCACCCACCTGACGCGCATGGGCGTCGGCCTGGTGATCTCCATCTTCGCCATGTCGTCCGCTGGCGTTCTCGAGGTCGCGAGGCTCCGGGTGGTGGCGCGGCACAAGCGGTACGATGGTGGCTATGTTCCCATGTCCGTGTTCTGGCAGGTGCCTCAGTACGTCATCGTGGGGGCAGCCGAGGTCTTCACCTTCATCGGACAGCTGGAGTTCTTCTACGACCAGGCGCCTGACGCGATGAGGAGCATGTGTTCCGCCCTGTCGCTCACCACGGCGGCGCTCGGAAACTACTTGAGCAGCTTGCTTGTTACCATCGTCTCACGCATCACCACGAAGAACGGGAAGCCCGGATGGATTTCGGACGACCTCGACCGCGGCCACCTCGACTATTTCTTCGGGCTCCTGGCCGTCCTCAGCCTCGTGAACTTTGGCGTGTATCTTGTGATGGCGAAATGGTATACCTACAAGAAGGCAATAGATAATGAGACGAAGGCAGAAGCACGTAATGACATGTGA